The nucleotide sequence TCTTGTCTGTTGCCGTTTTGGTGAAGCCATTTGCTTTCACAGTGAGGGATTTGGTCAGCTCGCCGTTGCCTAAAATGCGAAGACCGTCCAGAACCTTTTTCACCACACCGGCTTCTACCAAAGCAGTCAGATCAACGACAGTTCCATTTTCAAAACGATTTAATTCGGAAATATTCACTTCCGCATATTCTTTCGCAAACTTGTTGTAAAAACCGCGTTTAGGCAGTCTGCGATAAATCGGCATCTGGCCCCCTTCAAAACCCGGACGGACACCGCCGCCAGCACGTGCGTTCTGGCCTTTATGACCCTTACCGGAAGTTTTGCCAAGACCGGAGCCAAGTCCGCGGCCAACACGGGTACGCACTTTTTTTGAACCAGGCGCAGGAGATAACTCATGTAATTTCACAGTTAGCGCCCTCCTCTCGAATTTAGTCTTGTACTTTTTCCACACTAACCAGGTGTACGACTTTGCGGATCATACCGTTGATCACCGCATTGTCTTCTTGGATGACCGAACTATTGGTCTTACCCAAACCCAAAGCTTTTACCGTAGCGCGCTGATCTTCCTGGCGGCCGATTAAGCTTCTGACAAGAGTAATTTTGAGTTTTGCCATTTTGTTTCCTCCTCTAGGCTTAGCCCAAAAGTTCCTGAACCGTTTTGCCGCGAAGCTCTGCCACTCTTTC is from Propionispora vibrioides and encodes:
- the rpmD gene encoding 50S ribosomal protein L30, whose amino-acid sequence is MAKLKITLVRSLIGRQEDQRATVKALGLGKTNSSVIQEDNAVINGMIRKVVHLVSVEKVQD
- the rplO gene encoding 50S ribosomal protein L15 gives rise to the protein MKLHELSPAPGSKKVRTRVGRGLGSGLGKTSGKGHKGQNARAGGGVRPGFEGGQMPIYRRLPKRGFYNKFAKEYAEVNISELNRFENGTVVDLTALVEAGVVKKVLDGLRILGNGELTKSLTVKANGFTKTATDKITAAGGKVEVV